In Fusarium oxysporum Fo47 chromosome XI, complete sequence, the following are encoded in one genomic region:
- a CDS encoding NADP-dependent oxidoreductase domain-containing protein, with translation MPLPTDFTLNTGAKIPAVGFGTWQAPPGQVEKAVEIALNNGYKHIDCASIYRNEVEVGVGIRKSGVPRSEIFITGKLWNTKHAPQDVEKGLDKTLKDLGTDYLDLFLMHWPCAFKSGDDWFPIDSDGVFELADIDPAETYGAMERLLESGKVRAIGVSNFTKGRLEDLMSKTKVVPAVNQIEAHPYLQQPDLFNYCKSKGIQVAAYSPLGNNQTGEARTVDDPLVAELGKKLGLDIGQVLYSWGVQRGSVVLPKSVTPSRIKSNREVSELPHDAFEQLNGLERNKRYNWQTRWGYDIFQELGEDKVKQVAKELGTENLYKFSKK, from the exons ATGCCTCTGCCGACAGATTTCACACTTAACACCGGGGCCAAGATCCCTGCCGTTGGTTTTGGTACATGGCAGGCTCCTCCTGGGCAGGTCGAGAAAGCTGTCGAGATCGCCCTCAACAACGGTTACAAGCACATTGACTGCGCTTCCATCTACCGCAATGAAGTCGAGGTTGGCGTTGGCATTCGTAAGAGTGGCGTTCCTCGATCAGAGATCTTCATTACCGGCAAGCTCTGGAACACTAAGCATGCTCCCCAGGATGTGGAGAAGGGTCTCGATAAAACGTTAAAAGACCTTGGAACTGACTACCTCGATCTTTTCCTTATGCACTGGCCTTG TGCTTTCAAGTCTGGTGATGATTGGTTTCCTATCGACTCAGATGGTGTTTTTGAGCTGGCCGATATTGACCCTGCCGAGACATACGGGGCTATGGAGAGACTCCTAGAATCAGGTAAAGTCCGTGCCATCGGAGTATCAAACTTCACCAAGGGCCGTCTCGAAGATCTCatgtccaagaccaaggtcgTTCCCGCTGTCAACCAGATCGAGGCTCACCCTTACCTCCAACAACCCGACCTCTTCAACTATTGCAAATCCAAGGGCATCCAGGTCGCCGCTTACTCCCCTCTCGGCAACAACCAAACCGGTGAAGCTCGCACAGTGGAtgatcctctcgttgccgaGCTCGGCAAGAAGCTTGGATTGGACATCGGTCAGGTCCTGTACTCGTGGGGTGTTCAGCGAGGCTCTGTTGTGCTACCTAAGAGTGTAACGCCCAGCCGCATTAAGTCTAATCGAGAGGTCTCCGAGTTGCCGCATGATGCTTTCGAGCAGCTAAACGGTTTGGAGAGGAACAAGCGCTATAACTGGCAGACAAGGTGGGGCTATGATATTTTCCAGGAATTAGGAGAGGATAAGGTTAAGCAGGTTGCTAAGGAGTTAGGTACTGAgaatttatataaatttagtaaaaagtaa